The Synechococcales cyanobacterium T60_A2020_003 genome segment CTCTTGAAAGTCAGCAACGGCGATCGCTGTACTCGTTCCGTACAGCCCATCCACCGCGCCATCATAAAATCCTAACAGCAGCAGCATGGCTTGGAGTTGCTTCACGTCGTCACCTTGGCTGCCAATGCGTAGCGTCGGGCGAACAATAGATGTTTGGGTTGATGGCGCAACCGCTGGGGATTCGGCGGGCGACGGGGTGGGGACAGCATCTTGACCGTAGGCCGGACTCAGGGTCGCGGTAAGCCCTAAACATCCAGCCAGGCTAAGCCCCCACTGCGCCCACTGCGGCAAACCGATGGGGAGCCGTGATGTAGCCGGAGGGATTGACCGTTCTCGCTTGCTTGTTGTTATGCGATGAACAGCTTGATGGATCAAGCGTCTTGCCATGAATACGTCTCCTCAGTCAATATCCTCAAGGGTTAGCGATAATGCCCATAAAAATTCCTGCAAGCGAATCTCACAGCGATCGCCTTGGGAAGCCAAGTCTTAGAATTTGCGCTTGACGATGCAGAATTGGGCATGGTCGAATCAATCGATAGGACGCCTGTGCCCCTAGAATAGTTTCCGCACAGGGATAAAACGCTAACGATGCACCAATCTTTACTGAATCAATTTCGCGGCGCATATTTGGGGGCAGTCCTGGGGGATGTGTTGGCGTCTGGGCGTTCCTCCCTTGATCAGGAAACAGCGCTACCCCTGGGGGCGATCGCCCTTTCCCATACGCAGGCATTGATCGGGCAGGATCCAGATTTCGGTGCTGTCTCCCGTTGGATTGGGCAATCCCTCGCGTCGGATACGTTGATTCAACTGACTTTCGGAGTATCGGGAGCTATTTTTTTTCATGATGATTTGCTGGAGTTGCAGCGCTATCTGGCGGCCCAGCGTCCCCAGTGGTGCCCGAAGTTGGCGGCAGAGTCGATGGAAATTGTCCGAGCGGTAGAAGAGGGGGTACTCATTCTTGCGATCGTGATGTCTGGGATCTTGCAGCAGTGCTTTCAGCCGCTCACCGCCATCGCAACCGTGCGGCAGATGCTAGAAACGCTGGGGCGATCGCCAGAGCTCATGGATAGTTATTTATCCTGCCTTGAAGCAATGTTGGCTGAACGGCAACCGTTAGCGATCGCGACTATCATGGTGCACCAGCTTGAATCACCTGAACCTTCAGCCGTTCCGGCACTAAAGACTGTGGCACAGACGGTGGCGATCGCACTCTATGCCGCGTTGAGTAGTCTCGAACACCCGTCGCTAGCACTCCAACGCATTCAAATGTTGCAATCGGCGGATCATCAGAGTCCCCCTATTTTTAAAGATTTCCGTCGGTTTGCGGGTCTCATGACTGGGATGATTGTAGGCGCTTACAATGGGCTAGAGGGGATTCCGCTAGCGTGGAGATATTCCTTAACGCCTGCGGCTCATCATTCGCATCAGGGTGTACCACCAGATTACTTGGGAACGTATTGGAATGTGGTGTCCGAAGTCGATGTGCTGCAATGGGTGGATCAACTCTTCGCTCGGTGGGCAGGAGCCGATCAATGTAGCTACTTTTTCACCTCAATGCCGACGCTAGCGATCGCATCACCGCCAACCTATGGACGTTTGCGTCATCCGCCCAAGCAGGCTTGATCAGGACGATGGTTCTCCGGTTTTGGCTTCGATATACTAATACTCATACCAATGTGTGCGTATTCAGACTGTGTATTCGAATGTTCGGTTGAAATTCTGATTTGATGCATCCCATTCTGGGTATTCATCAACGATTTAAGACCCTTTTGGTATTGGCATGAAATCATTTCGAAAACTCTCGCGACAGCTTGACCGGTGTTATCGAAATTCCGCCTTCGTTAGAAAGTCTCAAGAGCACTTGAGCCATTCGGCGCAATTCGTGTCAACCCAACTTAAGCAATATCACCAATACCTGAAGACGCACCAACCCCTGCATCGTCTTCAAAACCTGGATCGGGAACAGGTTAGCGCGATCGTCACATCCATCAAGTCTCGGCGTCGCAAGGGTCCCAAGCGTCGGTTGTCCCATTCCGTTGTATTAGCGTCGGCAGTTCTATCGCTGACCAGTGCGATCGGCTATCGGTTTTATAACGAACCGCAGCTTGCGGTAGGTAGCTTTGCCCCTCAAACCCTGCGGGCTCCCAGTGATGCCATTGTTGAAGACACAAAAACCACAGAAGCCAACCGAGAAGCAGCGCGAACGGGAGCTGTTCCCGTATTAATGGTGGATCTCAGTGTCAATCAACGCATTTATCAAGCCTTTCAACGGTTGATTGATCGCGGGGAAGAACTGCGCGTTCAGGCGGGCAATTTCCCTTTTGTGGATTCGGGTTCCTTATCAACACCAACCCAGCGCTATTTGCGTCGAGCCGAGGAATGGGAATGGCGGGCGGTGGTGGCTGCCGTCGAATCGGATCAGGCGATTTCTAGCGATCGCGCCTCTTCAGTAACGCCGTCAAAAGAAGGGCCTGTGGTGGCCTCTAAGGAACTGGCGATTATTGAGCTACAAAACTATCGACGGAACCATGCTGCGGATGAGTGGCAGGCGTTGAAAAGTCTGATTGCGCGATCGCGCCAGCGCTACAGCAGCACGATCAAGGTACTCAATTCAGAGCTGTTTGCCCAAATCGACGGATTTCAGGCTTACAGCACCATGCTGTTGGACTTAACCAACGAAGACTGGCTCGAAACAAAGCTGGCCGTCCGGGAAACCCTGGAGCGGATGCTGACCCAAGGTATTCCACCCGGGTTGCCCAACTCCATTCTGGACGAAGCAGTGCGGGTGCAGCTTTGGGATATTCCGTCAGACACCGAGCCACTAGCCAGCGCGATGCTGATTAATGTGCTGAAGCCGAACTTGATTAAAGATCCGGAACAAACGAAGCTCCGGGCGGAGCAGGCAGCAGAAGCCGTGGAGCCAGAGACCGTGAGCATCCGCCGAGGGGAGGTGATTGTGCAGGCGGGCGAGGAAATCCGACAGGCTGACTTTGTGCTGTTGGATCACTTTGGCATGAGTCGGCGGCGCATCAATGTGTTGGCGTTGGTCGGGTTTGCGGGTCTCATTGGGGGATCGATCGCTGTGTTTTGGGTAGTAGAGCAATGTTTCCATCCCGGATTACGTCCCCAAGATCATGTGCTGATTTTGCTGCTCGTCTTGAGTGTGCCGTTGGTCGCCATTTTTAATGTAGAATTGGCAACCTTACCCGCGATCGGGATTTTGATTGGCAGCTTTTATGGCTCACCGTTGGGCGTGACCGTGATTGGATTGCTCAGTATTGTGCTGCCGATTGGGATGGATGTGGCCTGGTCGGCGTTGGCTGCGAGTAGCGTCAGTGGTTTGGTGGGTGCGGCCTTAGCTGGACGGTTGCGATCGCGCGAGGAGCTAGCATTCCTGGGCTTGGGCGTTGGGATTACCCAAGGCGTAGTGTACCTCCTGATTAGCCTGATTCTGTCAAGCTCGGCGGCTCCGGTGTGGTACTCCGTGCTCACGGCGGCGAGTATTCAAGCGTTACTCGGTATTGCCTGGAGTGTGGTCGCCCTGGGCATCAGCCCTTACTTGGAGAATTTGTTTGATCTGGTGACCCCGACCCGCTTAGCGGAGTTATCGAACCCGAACCGACCTCTGCTGAAGCGCCTCGCCTCGGAGGCACCAGGCACGTTTCAACATACGCTGTTTGTCGCGACCCTCGCAGAAGCAGCAGCAAGGGCACTGGGGCGTTGCAATGTGGAATTGGTACGCACCGGAACGCTCTACCATGATGTGGGTAAAATGCACGATCCCCTGGGGTTTATCGAAAATCAGATGGGGGGGCCGAATAAACATGACGAAATTGCCGATCCCTGGGTCAGTGCAGGCATTATTAAGCGGCATGTGAGTGAGGGACTGGTCATGGCTCGGAAGTGCCGCCTACCCAAGGCCGTTCAGGACTTCATTCCCGAACACCAGGGCACCATGCAGATTTCGTACTTTTACTACCAGGCCGTGCAGCAAGCGAAGGAAAATCCTGACTTGGTGATTAACGAAGCGGATTTTCGCTACAGTGGCCCGATTCCACAGTCGCGCGAGACGGGGATTGTGATGCTGGCGGATTCGTGCGAGGCGGCGCTGCGATCGCTCAAGGATGCCACACCGGAGGAGGCGTTAGCCATGGTTAACCGAATTTTGCGGGCACGTTGGCAGGATAATCAGCTTGTGGACTCTGGGCTAACCCGCGAGGAGATGGCGAAGATTGCGGAGGTGTTTGTGCAGGTATGGCTGCAATTCAATCATCAGCGGATTCCCTATCCTAAAGCGGCTATGAGTCCGAATGCCCCCTCTCCCACGCTTAAGGCTTAGGCGATCGCCCCTCTAGTTTGACTGGCCTACAGAAGGTATGAATTCATGGTCTGTTGAAAATGTACTTACTGCCTGCGCCCGCTTAGGTGAAGGCCCAGTTTGGGATGCGGAGCACCAACGGTTGTTTTGGGTTGATATTTATAGCGCTAGCCATATC includes the following:
- a CDS encoding HDIG domain-containing protein: MKSFRKLSRQLDRCYRNSAFVRKSQEHLSHSAQFVSTQLKQYHQYLKTHQPLHRLQNLDREQVSAIVTSIKSRRRKGPKRRLSHSVVLASAVLSLTSAIGYRFYNEPQLAVGSFAPQTLRAPSDAIVEDTKTTEANREAARTGAVPVLMVDLSVNQRIYQAFQRLIDRGEELRVQAGNFPFVDSGSLSTPTQRYLRRAEEWEWRAVVAAVESDQAISSDRASSVTPSKEGPVVASKELAIIELQNYRRNHAADEWQALKSLIARSRQRYSSTIKVLNSELFAQIDGFQAYSTMLLDLTNEDWLETKLAVRETLERMLTQGIPPGLPNSILDEAVRVQLWDIPSDTEPLASAMLINVLKPNLIKDPEQTKLRAEQAAEAVEPETVSIRRGEVIVQAGEEIRQADFVLLDHFGMSRRRINVLALVGFAGLIGGSIAVFWVVEQCFHPGLRPQDHVLILLLVLSVPLVAIFNVELATLPAIGILIGSFYGSPLGVTVIGLLSIVLPIGMDVAWSALAASSVSGLVGAALAGRLRSREELAFLGLGVGITQGVVYLLISLILSSSAAPVWYSVLTAASIQALLGIAWSVVALGISPYLENLFDLVTPTRLAELSNPNRPLLKRLASEAPGTFQHTLFVATLAEAAARALGRCNVELVRTGTLYHDVGKMHDPLGFIENQMGGPNKHDEIADPWVSAGIIKRHVSEGLVMARKCRLPKAVQDFIPEHQGTMQISYFYYQAVQQAKENPDLVINEADFRYSGPIPQSRETGIVMLADSCEAALRSLKDATPEEALAMVNRILRARWQDNQLVDSGLTREEMAKIAEVFVQVWLQFNHQRIPYPKAAMSPNAPSPTLKA